Part of the Limanda limanda chromosome 23, fLimLim1.1, whole genome shotgun sequence genome is shown below.
ATCACGATCCAAGAAATTTGGTCTTGCGAtgttaaacaaaaagaaaatcctgaatctgcaccaaactctGATGGGCCCTTCTCACAAATGAATGGAAGTTGTTTGTGTAGTTTAGTTGTGTAATTTATCAGGCAAACAATAACATCCGTTGATAAAAGATCTTTGAGTCTGACGTTGctaatcttttattttcagttgcatcacttaatgttttcatcatcaGACTCGAAAAGTTGCTGATAATAGAGATCAGGTCCCACAACTAAATTCCAGCCCTGAGGTCACAGTTTGACAAGAGACAAAACTATTTGAAGGAACGTCTGTTAACCTGTTCTCCTCGTTCTCCCTGTGCCCCTGCACTTTGCTTTAAGTCTAATCCCCTcacgtttttatttttccatttcattcTATTGTAACAAATTCATTTCTCCAGAGTGGAATCAATCTAGTTTTCTCTAAACTCTTTTCTTAAACCAGTTAAAACTTGAATGTGAAACTTTTAATTAGTTCAAATGTTTGCTCAAATCAGtgaaccccaccccccccctcccagctgAGCTAATATTTACTTTAGTTTCCTGACAGCCTCCAATCAggcacaaatacataaataatgaatgaattcaaAGGATTAAACAAATACTGGACAGATCAGTGAAGATCCCTTTAACCTTTGGTGCAGTTCTGAGTCAGGGGGCGGATTCAGGAAACGTTTTCCCGCTCTGTAGGATTGTGAGTTAAGGCGTTTCTCAGAGGATGGTTCACGAATCTTGAAAAACAAGTCAGGCACGTCTAGAGTTGCGTGATAATCCGCCCAGTAGTTTTCCGGAGTGAAGAAACTCCTGCAGCAACCCGGCTATAGGTTAGTTTACATAAGATATGAGGCCATATTAACAAGTGGGAGCTTATGTGGACATTTACAACTTCATCTCCCCTGGACTCAAATACAAAGACTGGATATAGTCCAGAGTGATATGATTATTCAGGTTTTCAATTTTAATAATTCATCCAAGAAGTTAATGATCTGGAGAAAGGTGCTCATGTAACAAAGTTGAGCGCCATGTACTTTGTAATCAAGTCTGAATCACAATGTTTCTTTATGGCTCATGGTCAAGGCCGAGCAGCTGAACAAACCTCGAGGTGCCTGGAGATAACGTGAAGGAACGCAGAGGCGCATCAGTTGGTCGTATTGTTTATATCACAGAAGTAATGAATACAAACTTGAACACACAAAGACGAAGAGCAGCAGCGTATTAGATCTTCTTGGCGATGGGACTGGCTTGCATGTGGAAGAAGTAGTCGGTGAGGCAGGAGGGCATGTAGGACAGCGGCAGCCAGAAGAGCTTGGCGTCCCAGCCCGGCGAGTAGCGGGTGCGTGGCCGGAGCGCGGACACGGCGTGCTCCATGCAGCTGACCACCTTCATCAGATCCCCGTCGCTGATCTTGGAGACTTTCTCATCGATCATATCTAACGCTAGGAGGGAAAAACAAGTGCAAGGAAATAATTGATTCATTCAAAGCaaagaaatgaagaaaggaGACATGACGGAGCATCAAGGCCACAAGGGAAAAAGATCTGTCCAGAACAAAGTCGTCATAATATTACCAGATATACCTGtaatattatgattattgtaATATTCTCATAATATctagacttttttgtttatttaattacaaCCCGACTCTTCATGAAGGCCTGATTCTCCGCGGCGAGGAGCCAGACTCACAGTTGGGCAGGAACTCGGCTCCGTAGTCGTCCTGGACGTCCTGCGGCAGCTTGGCCCACAGCGTCTCCACGTTCCTCTTCAGGAGGTCGCTGTCCGTCACGTTGGTTTTGAAGAAGCCGGGTTCGATGCAGAGGACTTTGACCCCGAAATGCTTCATATTCAGCCTGAGGGAGAcatctcacttcatcagtgccTGTGTTCCAACGTGGATCCTGACCGGTAAGTAGCTCGGTGGACGGATGTGTTTACCTGAGGCTGTCGTTGAAGGCCTCCACGCCGTACTTGGAGATGGTGTACGGGCCTCCGGTGGGACTGATCCTCCCGAACACGCTGGCCACGTTCACCACCCGGCCTCTGGCCTTCTTGATCAGCGGGAGGACGCTCAGGGTCGTGGCGATCACCCCGATCAGGTTCACGTCCAGCATCGACTTGAAATCATCGATGGTCAGCCAATCGTTGGGCGCCGAGGGAACGGACACGCCCGCGTTGTTCACTACAGCCCATAAACctgggaggaggacagaggacacatttAAGTTTCACCCCCGTCCTACTTGTCCCCAACATTTAACAAATCAATGTGTGGACGGGCCACAATGTGAAAGCTGAGGAAATCCAACAAGCCCAAAACTTTAAAATCAACAAATGAAGACAGAAATCTTTGTGTCACGACCACTTTCAGCACTCGGCCTGAGACGGACTCTGTGGATCCTCTTGTGAAACGACAGCgacaggaggtcaaaggtcccggtaaaaaaacaaccagacGGCGGCAGCGGATCCAAAGTCCTCCAGCACACAGACAGTGTGTCAAAGGATCGTGTTGTGGTCCAGTTCAACACAATTGCATCATACGAAATAAATACTGTCCTTACTTTACGTACTGACTTTTGAGGAGCAGACACATCTGACGTCTTTATTTACATGCTCCAGTGTTTGCTCGTAAATTAAATGACGGCCTCATGTCTGATTTGTgcgaaatgaaaataaaattggtCTTCCTGGAATGATTCAGAACAAAGTTAATCGTTTGACAGAGCAGATCCGAAGAAGAACACCGAGGTCCAACATCTGAATCGGAAAAATTGAGCCAGAGCGAACGTATAATGGTTAATAATGGACTTTAATACTGTGATAAACCAAACTTAAACCGGGACATGACGGCTGCCAGGCTCACCTTGCTCGCCCACTTTCTCCTTGATCATCGCCCCCACTTTGGCCACGCTCTCCTTGGACCGGACGTCCAGGTGCGTGGTGGTCAGGCTGCTGGAGCAGGCCTTCTTCAGACCGTCCTCTCCCTTCTCCGTGAAGCACGCCGCGATCACTCGGAAGCCCTGCTTGTCCAGATGGCGAGCCAGGAGGTTTCCGAAGCCGGAGTCGCAGCCGGTGACGTACACGTACTTGCTGCCTTTGTCGGCGACCCTGGGCATCTCCCTGACCCAGCGGTACAGGTAGAAGAGAACCACCAGGCCCAGGAGGTACAGGAACATGACTGCaggagagtgaggagacgaCCGTTTGTCCAGGACTTATATAAACCAGGCTGAGGCAATAAATTGTGCAACAGTACGATAAAGAGTTTGATTTCCACACAGTGAGCTGCACTGGAAACAGTTCGGGGGGGTTTGAGTTCCACTTTGAGCTTCTTCCCCCGGCTGCTTTTAAAAAGGACATATTGTACAAATAATAGTATAGTAAAACTTTGGAATAAAGTAGAATTATTAAAAACTAGTACTTGTTGGAAATAATGGCCCCTTTTTTTTCACTCCATTAAATTATTTTCAGCATTAAAAGCTTACAACTAGAAGGGACATTTCTCTGTAAGTAAAGTCAAGTTTACTGCTATGAAGCCTTTTCAAAACAATAGCTCAGAAGGAAACCTCTTGTTTACTGCATTTGCTTCCTTTGTTTACAAAAGTGTGTTCAGCTTTAACGCCCAAACAGGATCATTATATCACGAATCAGAATATTATAATAAAGACTTATTAAAAACtagtattttgcattttgtttttattgagccttttcaaaataagagcttCCTGCACATGTCAGAAGGAGAGATTTTTACTCAATTTACTTCCTGTGCTAAAGTATCaagtaaaaaactaaacaacGGATAATTAACAGAAAACAAGTGGTTTATGTTTCATATACTATGATCAAGTGTAAAGTAAAAAACTAGTTAAAGTATAAATATCTAGAAACAAGTATTTTCCATTTTGTAGTTGACGCTTTACGTTGTTTTCCATATGgccttttctaaataaaaactcACGCCACACAGTgatttttatcattaaaaacatcGTCACCACTTTCCACGCGTGAACTTTTCTGCACATTAAGACTTTTGCGTTGGAACgagtcgagtgtgtgtgtgtgagaccgaGAGAAGTGTGAAGCGTTCAGGAGGAAGAGACGTCGCCATGTTCCCGAagtgacagaagaagaaagtgatCTGTGAGAGTTCAGAGTGAAGAACGAAGCAGAAACACCCTGGAGATGGTTAGTGATCATTCCGGATTATTGGTGTTTGCTGTAGAACGAAGCTCAGGCTCCTACCTGCTGCTCTGGAAGCTGAAACTGCCCCTGACGCCCTCGGGCTTTTTTATAACCACAGAACTACGGAGTGTCACAAGTGCCAAGAGACTCAAAGCTCACAAAGCATTCCACCAACACATCACTATAGAATAAAGAATATAGCGTTTAGATTTCATATGTTAAGAAGAgcagttatttaaaaaagctgAAGTGTCAAATATctagaaaataaaagatttaaatcAAAGCCACAATGTctcaatcgccacctggtggctatTTTCAGCATAGCTCaccatattaagtcattattgtATATTTACTGTATTATACGTGATTAAAAAAACGTAtatgaattaaataaatcaataagtaGTTCATATTGAAATAAGTTTAACAGATATAAGATAAAACAGCCATTTAATTCATTGTTCATGTCCACCTGATGGCGGTTTTCAGTATCGCTTTTGAATCCTGATTTACTGAGTTatgattaaaataaagttaTCTACAAAGTAATTCTTCATCCGATATTTTCACAAGTGAAACAAGAGCAATTATTAAAAGGCATGTGCAGTGATGTTGCCTCACAGGATCCTCGATGTTGAAAGAGAAGAACATCTGGATCACATCTGTTTGGTGATGTCTCCTCAGTGACTCACGTTGTTGTTCCAACACGTTGTCCATCAACCACAGCTCCAGCTCCAAGGCGCAGTATGAACAGCAATATGAACACATGACCAACCAAAGATTATTATTCTGTCACTCTTTAACACGTTAGTTTATCATTATATTCTCACAACTTTAGTGCATTCAggcattttagaaaaaaaattgttttatatatattatgttactTTTGCTCATGTATAATATATTCAATACaatttatatagatataaatattagtgtacatatatatgtaattgtgtatacaataaaatacatttacaatacaATATATGCCAGAGGTCATCAGTGTAATTTTACATTTGTACCACAAGCAGTTCTTTATGCTGATTTATTTCTAAAGTCAGTTTCCTGAAGAAGGTGATTCTGGTCTTTATATCACGTTTGAGTGGAAAATACATCAtctcaataaaataatacacatttcACAAAGTGCTGCTTAACGACATAAAGTCACAAAATAGACCCAATTCACACTGAGCTGATAACGAACCTCCACAAATGTCCCAGTAACACTTATTAATGCCAGAATCTCACATCATTAACCACAGTAAACATTACATTTATCCATTAACTCATAATTTGTTGTCCCCTCCCCCCAAAACAATCATAATAACAATACATAATGGATACATAATAAcaacagtggtgggaagtaacaaagtagaaatacttcgttactgtacttaagtagatttttcccatatctgtactttaattgagtatttattttcctgacgactttttacttttactcgctacatttgagcacaaatatctgtactttctacttcttacattctcaaaatggctcgttacttgagcagcagaGGTTGACGCAACGTtcacctttacgcacggcgcacctctctctcgctctctcactcctgcaggagctcggttcagtctttattattaggacccaggcactgacaggcactgacagacatgaggccctattgaaattgtaaggattattattcaggcaaatgaattggctttttgagggcttttatttggtgactttacatgattttttgaaggtattcctttttcgattcacattcgttttccctgtcctgcttcgtgtcaacatctgcacataaatacataactcaAAGCAGCAAGTgattaacttttcttaaagacaatattggaagtagttggtttaaacaaaaactgttggcaaatagactatcattggttggccttgtctacttagtcttacacgtccacgcaaagaaaacaaacagatttaaaacaagtcgtgATGGAAAAACATACATCACGACCAATTATATaaacaaacgcaaaaacaactttcagccaacacaaccaaaaacaaacaatgtgtcgtggactactgcatattcacgcacacaattcagttttttttggacctcgccaaatggaaccctgggtaatcaggcccagttttccactcactataatgccaatataatttttgcaaagattttatatatctatatattgccaattccaatccttagtcgccttttgtgctgactcaacacaacttagaagatGTTGAGTcttaatatatgtattgtacaaactggctaatgtgtgtacaacttcaagcagggttgtgtcttcactttgtcgtccctacaggcaa
Proteins encoded:
- the dhrs9 gene encoding dehydrogenase/reductase SDR family member 9 → MFLYLLGLVVLFYLYRWVREMPRVADKGSKYVYVTGCDSGFGNLLARHLDKQGFRVIAACFTEKGEDGLKKACSSSLTTTHLDVRSKESVAKVGAMIKEKVGEQGLWAVVNNAGVSVPSAPNDWLTIDDFKSMLDVNLIGVIATTLSVLPLIKKARGRVVNVASVFGRISPTGGPYTISKYGVEAFNDSLRLNMKHFGVKVLCIEPGFFKTNVTDSDLLKRNVETLWAKLPQDVQDDYGAEFLPNSLDMIDEKVSKISDGDLMKVVSCMEHAVSALRPRTRYSPGWDAKLFWLPLSYMPSCLTDYFFHMQASPIAKKI